A window of Eriocheir sinensis breed Jianghai 21 chromosome 63, ASM2467909v1, whole genome shotgun sequence contains these coding sequences:
- the LOC126986913 gene encoding uncharacterized protein LOC126986913 isoform X1 has translation MEWLTKKVVAGLVNRFFGQYLEDLDTQEVNNALLSGQVNLSNLKIRRDALSILDVYYGSPLPVEVKKGTIGRISLTVPYSSFFTQPVVINIEDVFVLVTPVVEYDREREKDFDRASKRQTLAYLFPEPTLVDDVHDRNSLWGMLYNRIWNNLELHINNVHIRYEDAHSCPEPLVIGLCLQSLSADTTNHKWKKTQIDGNAPIVNKVVDFISTSLYINPKSERQRLVKPHITTDRWHQYLQQGLETFSINDEPFQFVLQPVRCKVKMRQQMKREARVPGLLVDAVIKDAALSLSQDQYLSLNELFKAFNVINTSRRFLKYRPEVPLTRHAAEWWQYAASAIIHEQIRPFSWSSIKKHRSLYREYAQLYKKHLLEGYNSEMEADLMKLEDALSLTNIVLARMNAKIKISQEQPSLVHPVESSESGWFSWLMGGSKHQVPDDTEIVDIVGTRRRNGPVTTLTEEERRQLHAALMELEAAGEEVHRDDIDHKAYLSLQNVSLTLKDDEHDVALATLSGFVMSAENRYGVKYQKLSVKAESFNLEASNMEQELVYVVKLIDGTPSAGFGIAFSLDLEKNPINVASDYAVTMKLDPLELLYNQHACAEMIHFFRVPDTKYRTFEEVAADTLAGLVSSSRAAVEYAIARHKTIHLDIDIKSPFIVLPEHGSIQKGGNVLVLDIGGLKVNSEIGGQIFDLEDATRMELEERLYDRLTITISQLQVLFADSGDEWRVHRTRSDSDSHLLPRVRVKIDLANSIHPEYRQLPRQKVDIHITPLKLNLSDSRLSHLVEFTHHLPTLSCCMLSCDTVDNHSFLQHQLDPLHCLLDPNISELSLIRNSLLDRLCRKRFVPDTADMHSTPPLLRHVRPLSASDTISQTSLELEKYFSASDNSDDEGESWGKPVDLPGFEDNTSPHNMIAVLSRLCIDEVVIGISRSSEHGDRPYLMLRATHFVLESAVMDYGPAIQVTLGSLQLVDKYHHSPSGEYLELVSSPQVGCTHITTLLYRKVRANCLDFKTHFHSCEQSLVVDFATLNVVWHRGSVITLTNFLTMLAAKLGHIEEQLPKVGVPQNLMAWLKSGPEDPPVPSGATKWSFSFHLHTLNLKLCDNDLDFLQAKVGGFQGECIFKANEKKVFRAALSELSVDDISDITLYSRIIDIEEDRVFDIKYVNFSPTHKGVDEIDASPHTVSPDAALRIRIGRVQCVFLCKFLADLQRFMEPLLNREGTQVALKHASKAAETGFEEVILGKKINLSIDIHAPTILIPQKSDSSSLLVVSLGELKIDNLFKTAYTGTGGGAVENILIELGHMHICRAVMVLSGGLEMQEDILEPSTIRADIKRSLIPQCRDLLSWDVSIHMGTLCVNMGQRDLNTILAVLTQNKAEAQFIDTSINSQPLTPVELSTPQANSDDNVGKLQAFLTHSVDIYRIADALVSLDGLTVTLYTDMDEVLSSPVRDAATALCRLEVGEVEVHGDMNSDRSMDVRVTLHSCDLFDVRPDLDYHVIKKIFGQYSKEMHMTSRRFSVSVPPIMDLMYKMSPNGDGAMEVSIERTRLSLSVTFAIALYRYVNDAIPGTASTSGGILNPGFVGDLGTTVDGVRIIRRPPSSVDSTSGYLSTVTSDTDDQKTLSVSFKLKQPEIVFFVDTEEKISRVLVLRCEVHVDYSRHPGNESFHVALDRCQLFATMYSMTNQNPYSIMQPCDIEGSWVFRNVEEGVRADVRAPQVHFHINPAVVHLFMDVVDELTLNLTPQLTPFRLYLPSSDLEDLWSPKPLTAIISPTNPDEEVYIKPEYPSAKPQQCLTVRISEITVSLEKQTMKTAVPVLLCKSALNAEINDWSKLMYSKAEMQLQLSCYNEQFSAWEPVIEPVSESNKVFRPWEAIIRTLQTHAQPVGVKRKHQGPYCDSVDTSYTSNRNSYLNCPIEDSESSTDEESQDNEMVVLKPHATQSVKRSATKRSNTDLGSLSGFPLDSDSETEDSVLHKISSAFNHMFSSDSEESEEEGSSDEMEGKGSVKRDPEGSEKLSTGDLRSSEEEEEGPVFVSPLIPDGVDGGGSWVEDISPSELATCVFVDSRDNLEFTLTTHTMTSINNLVTEFMNKPIEPQPIMSSANRSMQQILLTNEIGPNSKVTALMQDEADGSSKVEILATAKYQEPDSLPSSPASGKSHSGGESASEDESVAEGFRDWDHLSLRSCPASSPGPAPSSLPSSECFYELFCPNPVKLYQDITKLQLLIRVPGFNDLMVFVGTTSRSRIFQLSPPRNDKRYHIIVTVEVDHLTTRVTVRSPLQIMNEMPLPVNVCFKKSIVEMLGHSLGELNATVVSPVNPFEAHVPMVTLQPDQVFTVPLAVAYHSPLHIQPSAADYGISEAGIWWKDVLSFTCSYLLTCKAKVNNSPDISAAVTIQEGVKLSSLQWEGLSGVLPNYTLCLSPPLAIHNMLPCTLTLAHPSFTQSLIVDPGAKITLYRIDLENRISLEVQVSNYLGSDWDGILEIGTEKGDDHRTLTLTHGDGSARRKLECALYTVRAELTAVHVYSPYWIVNKTGLPLHVRGSRSKIVYDLNGSEDIVLFRYKRSYPHKLKVRVVESDWSRRWSCEAVGSCGVVVCRDSVRGKKYRILAKVKQSTLAAQTADEGVQGGCLNNACSSKSFLQRKKSGKLHLTKIVTLMPYFLIRNLTNRPLKFMQENDKVELWYDIHPQQVGSVGSKCMAFWPDGENMHMVVRYRDQQVRSQHFHFNSNHTTVVRMEKGRALNVSVSGVGSDSPVTITFDKYQVGDAPVRIENWCEDVHLRLHQKGSNQTHLLAPHQSQLYTWDDPTLPRELLWNIYNRKSEDMTAVIDKDDHGSKCVTITSLKPGMVRTKSQSSVGTPKMRPKKLIHRQRAKTTAASSSDSEEETELVLERGHGQFLMPDQKSQSTKMRKDKMLVHWVSYKQGSQRVLLFTQSDRLAATTRLPMERAKLELCVALEKIGLSLINEGHREVAYVSLMPGAAKWEIEVDGVWKIPPSLELIAWLEDQYLNNKQSKVNLRGSLQISKKSTVEVEVDLTTMYMTKPFSGKLRRTKRPALWLHYRHSLHYSYISADLHRLQVDNQLMDAVFPSVFYPVNENGSAHPCLAVCALLHFSVGSVTTIKHLSIVAQEFFLKLDKGFLLSTYEVLELFMPSLHSGSIHTELKKLRTPVTFSAMQRHPSSDEGPLVERVCVAGLKVRFSFSPRGTVLGSHGGQNDMLEWFLTSLGATLTEMKNVSISVGHYERQSFQWDKLVEDFTDHAKYQIIQQVYVLVLGLDILGNPYQRLRDLSQGVKDLIYQPALGIIEGPDEFAEGIARGAQSLMGQVVGGTADSLSLISSALGNTIAMLSFDKEYRKKREQRLEVQSSFPRTLLHAGRTFVMGVVLGLSGVVVKPVAGAQQDGVEGFFRGIGRGIMGLITKPALGVIDSVAMACDGVRRAVDLGHEVITRSRVPRHVSPYVALHPYSSHEAAGMALLASLCHGHYMQTDLYIAHATLSEANRPDVILISDKHIFKLERCGMWGSWDISWRVAVRNLLHQPTVKDNTILLILRQDESHSQLSGSEHQIRSEDSDVLLFLVRWIEVLTTLSMVDQPCPRLQ, from the exons ATGGAATGGCTGACCAAGAAGGTGGTTGCTGGCTTGGTCAACCGATTCTTTGGGCAGTACCTGGAGGACCTTGACACCCAGGAGGTCAATAATGCCCTCCTGTCGGGTCAAGTTAACCTCAGCAACCTCAAGATCAGGAGGGATGCCCTG TCCATCCTTGATGTCTACTATGGAAGCCCTCTCCCTGTTGAGGTGAAAAAAGGCACAATTGGCAGAATATCACTCACTGTCCCCTACAGCAGCTTCTTCACCCAGCCTGTGGTCATCAACATTGAG gatGTCTTTGTACTTGTTACACCGGTTGTTGAATATGACAGAGAGCGAGAAAAGGACTTTGATCGTGCCAGCAAGCGGCAAACTCTGGCCTACTTGTTTCCAGAGCCAACACTGGTGGACGATGTGCATGACAGGAACAGTCTTTGGG GTATGCTTTATAACAGAATCTGGAATAACCTAGAGTTACACATCAACAACGTGCATATTCGATATGAAGACGCTCACTCCTGCCCTGAGCCTCTGGTGATTGGGCTGTGTCTGCAGAGTCTCTCGGCTGACACCACAAACCA CAAATGGAAGAAGACACAGATTGACGGCAATGCTCCCATCGTGAACAAGGTTGTTGACTTCATCTCCACCTCCCTCTACATCAACCCCAAGAGTGAGCGGCAGCGCCTGGTCAAGCCTCACATAACCACCGACCGCTGGCACCAGTACCTCCAGCAAGGCCTTGAAACCTTCTCCATCAATGATGAGCCTTTTCAGTTTG TCCTCCAACCTGTGCGATGCAAGGTCAAGATGAGGCAGCAGATGAAGCGTGAAGCGAGAGTGCCTGGCCTACTAGTGGATGCTGTGATCAAGGATGCAGCGCTGTCCCTCTCACAGGACCAGTACCTAAGCTTAAATGAACTCTTCAAAGCATTCAATGTCATAAATACAAGTAG ACGGTTCTTGAAGTACCGCCCAGAAGTGCCCTTAACCCGTCACGCAGCAGAGTGGTGGCAGTACGCTGCAAGTGCCATTATCCATGAACAAATTCGACCCTTCTCATGGAGTAGCATTAAGAAACACAG ATCCTTGTATAGGGAGTATGCACAGCTATACAAGAAGCATCTTCTTGAAGGATACAACAGTGAAATGGAGGCTGATCTGATGAAACTGGAAGATGCACTTAGCCTCACCAACATTGTCCTGGCTCGGATGAATGCAAAGATCAAG ATATCACAAGAACAACCCAGCTTGGTTCACCCCGTAGAATCCTCCGAGAGTGGCTGGTTTTCCTGGCTGATGGGCGGCAGCAAGCACCAGGTGCCTGATGACACGGAAATAGTGGACATTGTGGGCACTCGTCGCAGGAATGGCCCAGTCACCACCCTGACGGAGGAGGAGCGCCGGCAGCTGCACGCGGCACTAATGGAGCTGGAGGCTGCAGGGGAAGAAGTGCACAGAGATGATATTG ACCACAAAGCTTACCTCTCCTTGCAAAACGTGAGCTTGACCCTCAAGGATGATGAGCACGACGTTGCCTTGGCCACCCTCTCGGGCTTCGTCATGAGCGCTGAGAACCGTTATGGTGTTAAGTATCAGAAGCTTTCAGTGAAGGCCGAGTCCTTTAACCTGGAGGCCTCAAACATGGAGCAGGAGCTGGTGTATGTGGTGAAGCTCATTGACGGCACACCCTCAGCAG GTTTTGGTATTGCCTTTTCATTGGACCTGGAGAAAAACCCAATCAATGTGGCCTCTGACTATGCTGTCACCATGAAGCTGGACCCTCTGGAGCTTCTGTATAACCAG CATGCCTGTGCTGAGATGATTCACTTCTTCCGAGTGCCTGACACAAAGTATCGCACGTTTGAGGAGGTGGCCGCCGACACACTGGCTGGCTTGGTCAGCAGCAGCAGAGCAGCGGTGGAGTACGCCATTGCCAGGCATAAAACAATCCATCTGGACATAGACATCAAGAGTCCTTTCATTGTCTTACCGGAACATGGCTCCATACAAAAAGGTGGGAATGTCCTGGTGCTGGACATCGGGGGCTTGAAAGTGAACAGTGAAATTGGTGGACAAATTTTTGATCTCGAGGATGCAACCAGAATGGAACTTGAGGAGCGTCTTTATGACCGGCTGACAATTACCATCTCGCAGCTCCAAGTTCTCTTTGCTGACTCAGGAGACGAGTGGAGGGTTCACAGGACCCGCAGTGACTCAGACTCCCACCTCCTGCCCAGGGTCAGAGTGAAGATCGACCTTGCTAACAGCATACATCCAGAGTACCGACAACTTCCGAGGCAAAAAGTTGACATCCACATCACGCCCCTCAAGCTCAACCTCTCAGACAGCCGGCTGAGCCATCTGGTGGAGTTCACGCACCACCTTCCCACACTGAGCTGCTGCATGTTAAGCTGTGATACTGTTGATAACCATTCATTTCTGCAGCATCAGTTGGACCCACTTCACTGTTTACTTGATCCCAATATTTCTGAATTATCTCTGATAAGGAATTCATTGCTTGATAGGCTTTGCAGAAAGAGGTTTGTGCCTGATACAGCAGACATGcactctactcctcctcttctccggcATGTACGGCCACTCTCTGCCAGTGACACCATATCCCAGACAAGCTTGGAGTTAGAAAAATACTTTTCAGCTTCTGATAACAGTGACGATGAAGGAGAGTCATGGGGCAAGCCTGTTGATCTGCCTGGATTTGAAGACAACACTTCTCCTCATAACATGATTGCTGTTTTGTCTCGTTTATGTATTGATGAAGTTGTAATTGGTATTTCAAGATCCAGTGAGCATGGGGACAGACCCTACTTAATGCTGAGAGCAACTCACTTTGTCTTAGAGTCAGCGGTCATGGACTATGGACCGGCAATACAGGTGACCCTCGGCTCCCTGCAGCTCGTTGATAAATACCACCACAGCCCATCAGGAGAATACCTGGAACTTGTGTCTTCCCCCCAGGTAGGCTGTACTCATATCACCACGTTACTCTATAGAAAAGTTCGGGCAAACTGTCTGGACTTTAAGACACATTTTCACTCTTGTGAACAAAGTCTTGTAGTTGACTTTGCAACTTTAAATGTTGTGTGGCATCGAGGGTCAGTCATAACCCTCACCAACTTCCTGACAATGCTGGCAGCCAAATTAGGGCATATTGAGGAGCAGCTTCCAAAAGTTGGTGTCCCACAGAACTTGATGGCCTGGTTAAAATCAGGTCCAGAGGATCCTCCCGTCCCCTCGGGGGCAACAAAGTGGTcgttttcctttcacctccacaCCCTGAACCTGAAACTCTGTGATAATGACCTTGATTTCTTGCAGGCCAAAGTTGGAGGGTTCCAGGGAGAATGCATCTTTAAAGCTAATGAAAAGAAAGTATTTCGAGCTGCCTTGTCAGAACTGTCTGTTGATGACATATCTGATATAACTCTTTACTCAAGAATAATTGATATTGAGGAAGACAGAGTGTTTGAcatcaaatatgtgaacttcAGTCCAACACATAAAGGTGTGGATGAGATAGATGCATCTCCCCACACTGTCAGTCCTGATGCAGCTCTGCGAATAAGAATTGGCAGGGTACAATGTGTCTTCCTCTGCAAATTCTTGGCAGACCTGCAGCGCTTCATGGAGCCTCTTCTTAACCGTGAAGGAACTCAGGTGGCTCTGAAGCACGCTAGTAAGGCTGCAGAGACAGGTTTTGAGGAAGTTATATTAGGGAAAAAAATCAACCTGAGCATTGATATTCATGCTCCCACTATTCTTATTCCCCAAAAGTCTGACTCCTCCAGTTTGTTGGTTGTTAGCCTCGGAGAGCTCAAGATAGATAACCTTTTCAAGACAGCCTACACCGGGACAGGAGGAGGGGCAGTGGAAAACATCCTCATTGAATTGGGACACATGCACATTTGTCGAGCAGTGATGGTCCTCAGCGGCGGCCTGGAAATGCAAGAAGACATCCTAGAGCCGTCCACCATAAGGGCAGATATCAAACGTTCCCTCATTCCACAATGCAGAGATTTGCTTTCCTGGGACGTCAGTATCCACATGGGAACCCTTTGTGTAAACATGGGACAGCGTGACCTGAACACCATCCTGGCCGTGCTGACGCAGAACAAGGCTGAGGCTCAGTTTATTGACACAAGTATTAATTCCCAGCCCCTGACCCCCGTGGAGCTCAGCACCCCACAAGCCAACAGCGATGACAACGTGGGGAAGCTTCAGGCCTTCTTGACACACTCCGTTGACATTTATCGCATTGCAGATGCTCTAGTGTCTCTGGACGGACTGACAGTTACTCTGTACACTGACATGGATGAAGTGTTGAGTTCCCCAGTTCGAGATGCTGCTACTGCCCTCTGCAGGTTGGAAGTTGGAGAAGTTGAGGTCCACGGAGACATGAACAGTGACAGGAGTATGGATGTAAGGGTTACATTGCACTCCTGTGATCTCTTTGATGTCAGACCAGACCTTGATTATCATGTGATCAAGAAGATATTTGGGCAGTACAGCAAGGAGATGCATATGACCTCAAGGCGGTTCAGTGTCAGCGTTCCACCCATAATGGATCTGATGTACAAGATGAGCCCCAATGGAGACGGGGCGATGGAAGTCAGCATAGAGAGGACGAGGCTCAGTTTGTCCGTCACTTTTGCCATAGCACTTTACAGGTATGTGAATGATGCCATCCCTGGAACTGCAAGCACAAGTGGAGGAATACTGAATCCAGGGTTTGTTGGGGACTTGGGCACAACAGTGGATGGGGTGAGGATCATCAGGCGGCCCCCCAGCTCCGTGGACAGCACAAGCGGCTACCTCTCCACAGTGACCAGTGACACAGATGATCAGAAAACTCTCTCTGTGTCGTTCAAGTTGAAGCAGCCAGAAATAGTGTTCTTTGTCGACACTGAAGAGAAAATCAGCCGGGTGTTGGTACTGAGGTGCGAGGTGCATGTGGACTACTCTCGGCACCCCGGCAACGAGAGCTTCCACGTGGCTCTGGACAGGTGCCAGCTCTTTGCCACCATGTACTCCATGACAAATCAGAATCCTTATTCCATCATGCAGCCGTGTGACATTGAGGGATCCTGGGTGTTCCGCAATGTGGAGGAAGGTGTGAGAGCAGATGTAAGGGCTCCACAAGTTCATTTCCACATTAATCCAGCAGTTGTCCACCTCTTTATGGATGTGGTGGATGAGTTAACTTTGAATCTCACTCCTCAATTAACACCTTTCAGACTCTATCTTCCATCCTCAGACTTGGAGGATCTTTGGTCTCCAAAACCACTGACTGCCATAATATCCCCAACAAATCCAGATGAAGAAGTGTACATTAAGCCTGAGTACCCGTCAGCCAAGCCCCAGCAGTGCTTGACTGTAAGGATTTCTGAAATCACAGTTTCACTTGAAAAGCAAACCATGAAAACAGCTGTACCTGTTCTGCTATGCAAGTCAGCACTTAATGCTGAAATAAATGACTGGTCCAAGCTGATGTATAGCAAAGCAGAAATGCAGCTCCAGTTGTCATGTTACAATGAGCAATTCTCTGCCTGGGAGCCAGTCATTGAACCGGTTAGTGAAAGCAATAAGGTATTCAGACCGTGGGAAGCAATTATTAGAACACTACAGACACACGCACAGCCTGTGGGGGTGAAACGAAAGCACCAAGGCCCTTACTGTGACTCTGTTGACACCAGCTACACCAGCAACAGAAACAGCTACCTCAACTGTCCCATCGAAGACTCTGAGTCGTCCACAGATGAAGAGTCTCAGGATAATGAAATGGTGGTGCTCAAACCTCATGCAACACAATCAGTCAAGCGCTCAGCCACTAAACGGTCAAACACTGACCTTGGAAGCCTGTCAG GTTTTCCACTGGACTCTGACTCTGAGACTGAAGACAGTGTCCTCCACAAGATCTCCAGTGCATTTAATCACATGTTCTCCAGTGATTCAGAGGAGTCCGAGGAGGAAGGCAGCAGCgatgagatggaaggaaaaggaagcgtcAAGAGAGACCCGGAGGGCTCAGAAAAGTTGTCAACAGGAGACTTGAGGTcctcagaggaggaagaggaaggtccaGTGTTTGTGTCGCCACTTATTCCAG ATGGTGTAGACGGTGGAGGCAGCTGGGTGGAGGACATCAGTCCCAGTGAATTAGCAACTTGCGTGTTTGTTGACTCTCGCGACAACCTGGAGTTCACCCTCACAACACACACCATGACATCCATCAACAACCTAGTGACTGAATTCATGAACAAGCCTATCGAGCCCCAGCCCATCATGTCTTCTGCCAACCGTTCCATGCAGCAGATCCTCCTCACAAATGAAATAGGACCCAATTCCAAGGTCACAGCCTTGATGCAGGATGAG GCTGATGGTTCTTCCAAGGTGGAGATTTTAGCCACAGCCAAATACCAGGAGCCGGACTCACTGCCGTCCAGTCCGGCATCAGGCAAGAGTCATAGTGGTGGAGAGTCTGCTTCAGAAGATGAGTCAGTGGCAGAAGG GTTCAGAGACTGGGACCACCTCAGCCTCCGGTCATGTCCCGCCTCCTCTCCTGGTCCTGCTCCATCCAGCCTCCCTTCAAGTGAATGCTTCTATGAACTTTTTTGCCCAAACCCTGTCAAGCTTTATCAAGACATCACAAAGCTCCAGCTGCTGATCAGAGTGCCTG GCTTCAATGACCTCATGGTGTTTGTTGGAACAACGTCCCGGAGTCGTATCTTTCAGCTGAGTCCGCCTCGCAATGACAAGAGGTACCACATAATAGTCACTGTGGAAGTTGACCATCTCACCACCAGGGTCACCGTCAGAAGTCCCTTGCAG ATCATGAATGAAATGCCTCTTCCTGTCAATGTGTGCTTCAAGAAGAGCATTGTGGAGATGCTCGGCCACTCCCTCGGGGAACTCAATGCCACGGTGGTATCGCCTGTCAACCCCTTTGAGGCTCATGTGCCCATGGTCACCCTCCAGCCTGACCAGGTCTTCACGGTCCCCCTTGCCGTCGCCTACCACTCTCCACTTCATATACAACCTTCTGCAGCTGA CTATGGCATAAGTGAAGCGGGAATCTGGTGGAAGGATGTGCTGTCATTCACCTGTTCCTACCTGCTCACCTGCAAGGCCAAGGTGAACAACAGCCCCGACATATCAGCCGCA GTAACCATTCAGGAAGGAGTGAAGCTGAGCAGCCTGCAGTGGGAGGGGCTGAGCGGAGTCCTGCCCAACTACACCCTCTGCCTCTCCCCGCCACTGGCCATCCACAACATGCTGCCGTGCACCCTCACCCTTGCCCACCCCTCCTTCACCCAGTCCCTCATCGTTGACCCAGGGGCCAAGATTACTCTTTACAGGATTGACTTGGAAAACAGAATTAGTCTGGAGGTTCAG GTTTCCAATTATTTAGGAAGTGACTGGGATGGCATTCTAGAAATTGGCACCGAGAAGGGTGATGACCACCGAACCCTGACCCTGACTCACGGGGACGGCAGTGCTCGCAGGAAGCTGGAGTGTGCACTGTACACCGTGCGGGCAGAACTGACAGCTGTTCATGTGTACTCCCCGTACTGGATTGTCAACAAGACGGGCCTTCCACTGCACGTCCGG GGATCAAGATCAAAAATTGTATATGACCTCAATGGGTCAGAAGACATTGTTTTGTTCCGATATAAAAGAAGTTACCCACACAAGCTGAAG GTAAGGGTGGTGGAGAGCGATTGGTCACGGAGGTGGAGCTGCGAGGCCGTGGGCTCCTGCGGTGTTGTTGTGTGTCGTGACAGCGTGCGGGGCAAAAAGTATCGCATCTTGGCCAAAGTGAAGCAATCCACTCTGGCGGCACAAACTGCAGATGAGGGAGTCCAAGGTGGCTGTCTGAACAATGCATGTTCTTCAAAATCCTTCCTACAAA GAAAAAAATCTGGCAAGCTCCACCTGACCAAGATAGTAACGCTGATGCCATACTTTTTGATTCGTAACCTGACCAATCGGCCGCTCAAGTTCATGCAAGAAAATGACAAGGTGGAGCTGTGGTACGACATCCATCCCCAGCAGGTGGGCAGCGTCGGCAGCAAG TGCATGGCATTCTGGCCGGACGGAGAGAACATGCACATGGTGGTCCGGTACCGTGACCAGCAGGTCAGGTCACAGCACTTCCACTTCAACTCCAACCACACCACTGTCGTCAGGATGGAGAAAGGG CGAGCCTTGAATGTGAGTGTGTCAGGTGTGGGATCTGACAGCCCAGTCACTATTACCTTTGACAAGTACCAAGTAGGCGATGCTCCCGTCAGGATTGAAAACTGGTGTGAAGATGTTCATCTCCGCCTCCACCAGAAAGGCTCAAACCAA ACACACCTGCTGGCACCCCACCAGTCTCAGCTGTACACCTGGGATGACCCCACTCTGCCTCGGGAGCTTCTGTGGAACATTTACAACAGGAAAAGTGAAGACATGACTGCAGTGATAGATAAG GATGATCATGGCAGCAAGTGTGTCACCATCACGTCCCTGAAGCCTGGCATGGTCCGCACCAAGTCACAGTCCAGCGTTGGCACACCCAAAATGAGGCCCAAGAAGTTAATTCACAGGCAGCGAGCCAAGACTACAGCAGCATCATCCAGCGACtcagaagaggagacagagctgGTCTTGGAGAGAGGACACGGGCAATTTTTGATGCCAGACCAAAAGTCTCAG TCCACCAAGATGAGGAAAGACAAAATGCTCGTTCACTGGGTGAGTTACAAGCAGGGAAGTCAAAGGGTCCTCCTCTTCACCCAGTCTGACCGCCTGGCAGCCACCACTCGCCTCCCCATGGAAAGAGCCAAACTAGAGCTCTGTGTTGCTCTGGAAAAAATTGGGTTGTCTCTT ATAAATGAAGGTCATCGTGAGGTGGCATACGTGAGCCTGATGCCAGGAGCAGCCAAGTGGGAAATAGAGGTTGATGGAGTGTGGAAGATTCCTCCGAGCCTAGAGCTGATCGCCTGGCTCGAGGATCAGTACCTCAACAACAAGCAGTCTAAGGTCAACCTCCGAGGGTCTCTCCAG aTCAGTAAAAAGAGCACAGTAGAAGTAGAG GTGGATCTGACAACCATGTACATGACGAAGCCTTTCAGCGGAAAGCTGCGCCGGACCAAGCGTCCAGCCCTGTGGCTCCACTACCGCCACTCTCTCCACTACAGCTACATCTCCGCCGACCTCCACCGCTTGCAG gTTGACAACCAGCTGATGGATGCAGTGTTTCCCTCTGTGTTTTATCCAGTCAACGAGAATGGGTCAGCCCACCCATGCCTTGCAGTGTGTGCACTCCTTCACTTTTCTGTTGGATCTGTCACCACAATAAA GCACCTTAGCATCGTGGCTCAGGAATTTTTCCTCAAGCTGGACAAAGGTTTCCTGCTCTCAACATATGAGGTTCTGGAGCTCTTCATGCCAAGTCTGCACTCAGGAAGCATTCACACAGAACTGAAAAAACTTCGGACTCCAGTAACATTTAGTGCCATGCAG CGCCACCCAAGCAGTGACGAGGGCCCCCTcgtagaacgtgtgtgtgtggccggcctcAAAGTccgcttttccttctctccccgtgGCACAGTGCTCGGGAGCCACGGCGGCCAAAATGACATGTTGGAGTGGTTCTTGACTTCTTTAGGAGCAACCCTTACTGAG ATGAAGAATGTGTCAATAAGTGTCGGACACTATGAACGGCAATCCTTCCAGTGGGACAAACTTGTTGAAGATTTCACGGATCATGCGAAATATCAAATAATTCAGcag GTGTATGTCCTTGTGCTGGGACTAGACATCCTTGGCAACCCGTACCAGCGGCTTCGAGACCTCTCTCAGGGGGTGAAGGACCTGATCTATCAGCCGGCTTTG GGCATCATAGAGGGGCCAGATGAATTTGCCGAAGGAATTGCCCGAGGAGCGCAGAGTCTGATGGGACAGGTGGTCGGGGGCACGGCAGACAGCCTCAGCCTCATCTCCTCAGCACTGGGCAACACCATTGCCATGCTTTCCTTTGACAAGGAGTACAGGAAG AAACGTGAGCAGAGGCTTGAGGTGCAAAGCTCTTTCCCACGGACACTCCTCCATGCCGGCCGCACCTTTGTTATGGGCGTGGTGCTGGGCCTGTCAGGCGTGGTGGTCAAGCCAGTGGCAG